CCCAGCTTCTTCAGCCGAGTTTAATGCGAAGCTTTGTCAGGCTGCGCGGCGGACGATGGGGGTGACGCAGGTGCAGCCCACCTTCACCCGCATCTTCTCCAGCCGGAAGGAATTAGGACAGCCCTGGGGCTCCCTCCGGAGGACCAGGATCTCTTGCTGGATGGCGACGGAGTTCATGGAGCTGTCTTCCTGCCCCTGGGCATTGATGCAGCCTGAATATCTGCACTGGGCCTCAGCAATCTCTGAGGGGAACCGGTGGGGGTCTCGGGTgatgctgaagaagaaaaaaaaaaaaaggcaaaacaggatgttgaggccagaagaggaagagagaagggctcGGTAGCACTGGGTGTTCCCGGCCAGGGGAGGTTCTGAGTTACACAAGCGAGCGATACAGGCTCTAGATTCTTGGACCAAGATCTAGCTGTTAAGTAATTTCCTATGCCCCAGATGCCTCCACCATAAACAGGGCTTATGAGCACACCATCTTCTCAATCTCAAGGAACTGTTGAGGGTTCTGCATAGTATGGATGTGTGTAAAGCAACCCCATAAATAATGTTAGGGTTTAGTTCGTATTAGGCCTACATtttgtttgtattattattatctcaATTATTAAGGTCCTTTAAAGAGAAATTGAACATCAGTAGTAGGGCCTTACGATGTACAATCCATAAAACTCACTGCTTGGAAAGGACGACCTCTGGCTCCAAAGactttctcagtttctctcttgATCTGCACCTCTGTCTGGAGCAGGCAGCCCAGCCGGCTCACCCCAGTGCACAAACCCTCATGAAGGAAGGGAGCTATGCAGCAGCCCCAAAGCACTGCTTTGTGTCTAGAAATTCTGTTTTATGATGTCTTTGAAGAGTATAAAGGTGTGCTAAGTGTTCCCAGGGCCTATATCTCAAGACAAAGTCACAAGATTCTACCCCACATGGCTGACATCCATGTCCCAAGCTGAGTTTTCTTCCACACACATCCCTTACCCTCGCTACTCAAAGAGTGACATCTGCTCGGAGCAGATCCTCAAGCTGACCTCTGGTTTCCACTTAGCCTTACACAGTGGTAATATCGCAGGCTGAAAACTACTAAGACTTTCAACCACACAGGTGAGCCGgggcaagaaagcaagaaaaacctGAGTTACCAGAAACAGTGGAATTTCTATTGGAAAGGATAAATGGGAAGCCAGGCATAGTGTCGCATGCCcgaaatcccagaactcagaaggctgaagcagaaggataaCCATAGATCTGAAGTTAGCCTGAGCTACCTAGGAAGTTCtagggcaacctgggctacagtgtgagacctcCATCTCAGGAAGAGAGCTAATGTGGGCACTGAGTACCCAGGAAAATGAGGCTTCACAGTCAAAAGAATTTAGaacacatttcttttccttttctttcttttttttagtgtttggtttttttgttttgttttgttttgttttcaagacagggcttcactgtatagttctggctgtcctggaactcactatgtagatcaagctggccctgaactcagagatctacctgcctctgcctcctgagtgctgggattaaagtcatgcacctcCACATCTGGTTTAGCACATTTTCCaatggaatatatatgtgtgtgtgtgtgtgtgtgtgtgtgtatatgtatacatacatacacacacacacacacacacacacacacacacacacacgtcttccCTGACTTACTTGTAATCCCACGGGGAGCTGGAGCGGTTCTGGAAGCCATGCGAGACAGAAACACCCTGGTTTTGATTGAAGATCCGGAAGTCAACTCTCACACTCTTACCCTCCAGAGGAGGGCAATTCCCAGCCTGCTGGGGGACAAGAGTCCGTGCTGTTACCTCCCTCAGGATGGCAAGCCCCAATATCAACAGCAGCAGGGACTTGACCTGGAAACCAGAGAAGATTGCCGACGGTGAGAGCCCTGGCACAGTGTGGCCGAACCCCAGCCCTGTATGTGGGGTCTCTTTATGGGATCaagatttcttctttctgaagTACAGGTAATCACTGGCAATGAGAACAGTCATACCCAATGTTATCAAGGTGCAAAACAGAAAGACTGGAGGTTAAAACCCTCTTGAACTTATCTCCCGCTTTATATTCCAGAAAGCCTTCTTCCAGGACATCCCTCCAAGGTCCACGCTACCATCAAGGCCCGATTCATAATATGTAGTTCAATGAGAAGTACATTTATCAACATGAAATACTAAAGATGTTATCGGTTATCACTCAAGAAGCATTTTTTTAGGTTCTCTAGAAAGGCGTTATCTGTGTTCATATCAAACCTGTTAGAGTGAAAGCTTCCTGTTAGAGAATGTGCACAGCAAGGGTGTTCCATGAAACCTttctgaatgaatgaaagaatggataaggggATGAATGAACAGGGCGACACCATTAAATTAAACAATGTGGTTGAGCTCAGCTCACTGAGGAAAAGATTCTGCGAAAGCAACCAAAGCAAACTTCCAATTACCCATGCTAATTGAAAGCAGCAGAGGCACTAATGGTGCACAACGGCACAGGATAGAAGCCGTTTCTTTAAGCTCGGGCATTTGTATTTTCTATACGAACATTGAAATATGGGTTTATCTGGTGTTACAAGAACGCACAAAGAAAGTACTCCATGAAGACCTACCCACAAGAGGAGCCAGGCACTCCAGCTTCCCTTTGTTGTGACTAGCCTCTGCCCACACCGCCATCCCTGCTTGACCATCCCTGGGGATGGACAGAAAAGTTGAAGCTGAGTTTTCGATTTCTGGGCCAGGCATTGTTCAGGTTCATACTGTGTAGGTAGGGAAAGTGATGGTGTGCGTGTTGATTTAAAAGACCTGCATGTTGTTTCATTCATGCTGGATGCAAGAAATGCACAGAACAAGCAGAAAGGTCATGGAAGCTGCTATCTCAAGACCACCGATAATAAATGGAAATCAAATGCAGGATGGGGCAGATTTGCCTCCAAATAATCAGCAGCCATGTGTTTTCACCTCCGCAATCATTCTTTCACTCCGTAACTGGTCCTTAGGGCTGCAGTGTTGTCGTTTGTGGCATTATCTGTGGAGTTCAGAACTCAAGTCTCGAACTCACGCCACAGTGACATGGTTTCCTGTATCCATATAAATCCCAAAGATACCCTTTAGGGTTTGATTCAGGTAATCACTGTTGGCTTTGGGTTGATGttacacacactgtgtgtgagACGGGTGTGGAATGCAGTCTTCACAAGGGCTCGGAAGTTTAGAAAACATAGTCACACACCTACCAACCACCTAGTCAGGTTTCTTAAGTAAATTTCTTCTCTGAGCCTCCTCTTGTGTATCATGAGTCATTTCCACTTTTCATTATCAAGACTGAAAGTCCCTATAACTTGGGTTAGGTGATGCCCTCCAGAGGCTGATGTGTggtctcattggaggaagtgtgtcactggagtgtgctttgatttttttcaagtcttACATCATCCTCAGTTAGCTCTTTCAGCCTCGTGGTTGTGtcttaagatatatatatatatatgctctccGCTACTGGTTCAGGaccatgcctacctgcctgcaACCAGGATGATCGTGGAGTCAACCCTCAGAAACTGTAGGCCCCAAAGTAAGCACTTTCTCCCATATGTTGCCTTGCTCTATCTTGCTTTATCACAGCGATAGGAAAAAGAGACAACTCTTGTGCCCCTAACAAGTCATTACTATTTCACTCAATGTTCTTGGAGTGTTTTAGAAAACCTTTGTAAACACTGGGTTCTACCCCACTGTCTCATGAAGCAGACAAAACTCATTCTACTTATCTAACCGGCATTTCCCAGCCTCTTAATGTCTACAGGCTCCACCTTCCTTGGCGATGCTTGGTCACAGCCACTGAAGGTCATGACAACTCACATCAATCTTAGCTGTGTGTCATTACAGGAGTGAAGAATTCCAAATATCTGCCCCCTGCACCTGGAATAGAGAGGCACTTGAAAGCCCCATGGCCTTGATCAGGAAATCACATAATATCAGAAATCACCGCTTGCTTCTTGTCATTatcatttttagtgtttttgagcTCTGATACGGCTGGTGCCAAGTCAAAGACTGAGACAAACAATACTTCTCAGGGAAGTTGAGAGTGTTTTATATCCCCCCTGTAAAGATTAATAGATAGGGTTTTCATCCTGTAGAAGGGGAAACAGGCAGGAGGACACTGAAGCTGTGGGAGAACAGTCAGAGACTCTGGACCTTTTCAGTAGAGCTTTGTACCTTTCTCCAGTGTGAGCCCAGCTGTGAGAACATCTGCACACTGCCCCTACACTCACCTGTCATCTGGAACCTCCCCAGGCAGGGATGGGCTACAGGACCTGGTCAGCTCTAAGCTCCAGCCAGACTGACCTCAATGACCGTCGAGTGTGTCCTCTCTGCTGCCCCTTCTAACTCAATCCCATTTCCATGCTGCTTCCACTGCCATGCTTCTTGCTGAGAGTTCAGctgacccccaccccccccccagagaaaTAGACATGGTTTGAAACATTGAACTATGCAAATGATTAGCTCTGACACAATGGTGTTAGGTTAAGAATCTTGCTTCTCAgggttggagagctggctcaggggttaagagctctttcagaggtcctgagttcaattcccagcacccacatggtagctaataactgactgtaactccaagatctgacgcCTTCccagacaaacatgcaggaaaaacaccaatgcacatgaaataaaagtaaataaattacttaaaggaaaaaagaactttGCCTTTCTGTCATCCACAAAGAAGCATACTATTGCTAGGCCCAGTCGCTGTTCAGCATCACAGGGTTTAATGacagcaaacaaaaagcagatgACTGAGATCCTTTTCACTGTGTAATGGGGAAAATGTTAGttgtctgtttctgtggtttgATGAGGGTGTCTGAGCCAGAATTCATGGCACACTCCTAtagttccagcactccagagagtGAGGCAGAAGGAATGCCAATTGCAGACCAGCCCGAATTACATACCAAactcaagactagcctgggccacacaggaagatcttgtctcaaaaagcaaaacatacaacaaaaacaataatattaaGAATTAACATTTACATGGCCTTTTCTACCTTTTATGTCTTCCAGCAAAGTAGAGTGCTCAAATTAACTAAAAACTAAGCATCCATGATCTACCTCACAAAGAGAGATTCATCACAGTGTATCAGTTCTCCCTTCCCAAACCACTATAAGGGAGACACTGTCAATATGTTGCCGCACGACCGGGCAAAGTCGATACACAAAAGTCAGTGACTAACACCAAATCCCACATTAGCAGGTAGCAGGGCCAAACCTGTGACTTCAAAGCCTCTGTCCCTAAATACTGTGCTTTGGTGGCCTGCTGGAATCGCTAAAATAACAAACTGACAAGCAAAAACCACCACTGTCAGAGAACA
The sequence above is drawn from the Microtus ochrogaster isolate Prairie Vole_2 unplaced genomic scaffold, MicOch1.0 UNK52, whole genome shotgun sequence genome and encodes:
- the Il17f gene encoding interleukin-17F; protein product: MQRTRETAVVKSLLLLILGLAILREVTARTLVPQQAGNCPPLEGKSVRVDFRIFNQNQGVSVSHGFQNRSSSPWDYNITRDPHRFPSEIAEAQCRYSGCINAQGQEDSSMNSVAIQQEILVLRREPQGCPNSFRLEKMRVKVGCTCVTPIVRRAA